A DNA window from Vidua macroura isolate BioBank_ID:100142 unplaced genomic scaffold, ASM2450914v1 whyUn_scaffold_109, whole genome shotgun sequence contains the following coding sequences:
- the LOC128822908 gene encoding maestro heat-like repeat-containing protein family member 9, translated as MEQRSLRGPKLAWVQEEEEGPGAAPVEEIKEVVRFKTLQEDAAVDRTQEQDPARGLFRRTVEVPAMVRYIHQWLMDNQFAEQRLKRALLDLTEEQPADVVMTLLCVAPSCDRAAFTMWKSIMCSPRTAEPVHLILLDVLGSWPEHRTFTSDGDKTSVFVLAATVVMWKILQVPCVPQMVTVYFPRLLVHLLFQVFFSTLDMPEEVDTFWKGCQQQYGLATSPNRFAVRTLKSLLCQMEHEDVVLAMERKRGWDTLLCADTHHYAVGLLAR; from the exons ATGGAGCAGAGATCCCTGAGAGGGCCCAAGCTGGcctgggtgcaggaggaggaagaaggccctggagctgccccagtaGAGGAGATCAAAGAGGTGGTGCGGTTCAAAACTCTACAGGAGG atgcagccgTGGACCGCACACAAGAGCAGGACCCTGCCCGTGGCCTCTTCCGCAGAACAGTGGAG GTGCCCGCCATGGTGAGGTACATCCACCAGTGGCTCATGGACAATCAGtttgctgagcagaggctgaAAAGGGCCCTGCTGGATCTCACTGAAGAACAGCCTGCTGATGTAGTAATGACACTCCTGTGTGTGGCCCCATCCTGTGACAG AGCTGCTTTCACCATGTGGAAGAGCATCATGTGCTCGCCCAGGACTGCGGAGCCGGTGCACCTGATACTCCTCGATGTGCTGGGGAGTTGGCCAGAGCACAGAACATTCACCTCTGATGGGGACAAAACCAGTGTCTTtgtcctggct GCAACTGTGGTGATGTGGAAGATCCTCCAGGTGCCCTGTGTCCCACAGATGGTGACGGTGTATTTCCCCCGCCTATTGGTGCATCTGCTCTTCCAAGTGTTCTTCAGCACTCTGGATATGCCAGAGGAGGTCGATACCTTCTGGAAGGGATGCCAGCAGCAATACGGccttgccaccagccccaaCAG gtttgcagtgcgGACCCTgaagtccctgctctgccaaatGGAGCACGAGGATGTGGTGCTGGCAATGGAACGCAAGCGTGGCTGGGACACGCTGCTGTGTGCTGACACCCACCACTATgctgtgggtctgctggccaggtga